The following coding sequences lie in one Pantanalinema sp. genomic window:
- a CDS encoding RluA family pseudouridine synthase: protein MSAPDVAHFRYTVQEAPECATVGGVLTRQLGASRALIRRLKACDGILLNGIPVKVRTSARAGDALELALPEPASTGVDAEPIPLDVLYEDEDLVVLNKPAGCVVHPSYGCQHGTLANGLAHWYQARGLYFRCHPVHRIDRDTTGLVVFARHAYAHQQLAEQLVAYKLDREYLALVVGLVREDSGVVEAPIARLPGPGGYRVVADHGQPALTRYRVLARSAERDETLLGLTLETGRTHQIRVHMAHVGHPLLADKLYGAPHPALQRQALHARTLRFRHPRTGEETTFEAPLPLDLADYLARYFPSA from the coding sequence ATGAGCGCACCGGACGTCGCGCACTTTCGCTACACGGTGCAAGAGGCCCCCGAGTGCGCCACGGTAGGGGGCGTGCTCACCCGTCAGCTGGGCGCGTCCCGGGCGCTGATCCGGCGCCTCAAGGCCTGTGACGGCATCCTCCTCAACGGCATCCCGGTCAAGGTCCGCACGAGCGCGCGCGCGGGCGACGCCCTGGAGCTCGCGCTTCCCGAGCCGGCCTCCACGGGCGTGGATGCCGAGCCCATTCCTCTCGACGTCCTGTACGAGGACGAGGACCTCGTCGTGCTCAACAAGCCCGCCGGGTGCGTGGTGCACCCGTCCTACGGCTGCCAGCACGGCACCCTCGCCAACGGCCTCGCCCATTGGTACCAGGCACGAGGCCTGTACTTCCGCTGTCACCCGGTCCACCGCATCGACCGCGACACCACGGGCCTGGTGGTCTTCGCGCGGCACGCCTACGCCCACCAGCAGCTCGCCGAGCAACTGGTCGCCTACAAGCTGGATCGGGAGTACCTCGCCCTGGTCGTGGGCCTGGTTCGCGAGGATAGCGGCGTGGTCGAGGCCCCCATCGCGAGGCTTCCGGGGCCCGGCGGGTACCGCGTCGTCGCCGACCACGGCCAGCCTGCCCTCACCCGGTACCGGGTCCTCGCGCGCAGCGCCGAGCGCGATGAGACCCTCCTGGGCCTGACGCTCGAGACGGGCCGGACCCACCAGATCCGGGTCCACATGGCGCACGTGGGGCACCCGCTGTTGGCCGACAAGCTGTACGGCGCCCCCCACCCCGCGCTCCAGCGCCAGGCCCTGCACGCGCGAACGCTGCGCTTCAGGCACCCGCGCACCGGCGAAGAGACGACGTTCGAGGCCCCGCTGCCGCTCGATCTGGCCGACTACCTGGCGCGTTACTTCCCGAGCGCCTGA
- a CDS encoding HD domain-containing protein, whose product MSRSGMGLVLKAAVFAAEAHVGQRRKGLDEPYINHPLRVAAAVEECGLPPEAVAAALLHDVVEDTPVSQERIAAAFPARVAHLVHLMTKWWPDDAPAEIKRQGNPRYYGALGADPDALVIKLLDRADNLRDMARMLPRARDWATRYLKKTELEFAPLVPLTSNDQARRRFEEAVFALRQALGK is encoded by the coding sequence ATGAGCCGGTCCGGCATGGGCCTGGTGCTGAAAGCGGCGGTCTTCGCCGCCGAGGCGCACGTGGGCCAGCGCCGCAAGGGGCTCGACGAGCCCTACATCAACCACCCGCTTCGGGTGGCCGCGGCGGTCGAGGAGTGCGGCTTGCCGCCGGAGGCCGTCGCGGCGGCCCTCTTGCACGACGTGGTCGAGGACACCCCGGTCTCCCAGGAGCGAATCGCCGCCGCGTTCCCTGCGCGGGTGGCGCACCTGGTCCACCTGATGACCAAGTGGTGGCCGGACGACGCGCCGGCGGAGATCAAGCGCCAAGGCAACCCCAGGTACTACGGGGCGCTCGGCGCGGACCCCGACGCGCTGGTCATCAAGCTGCTGGATCGCGCCGACAACCTGCGCGACATGGCGCGCATGCTGCCCCGGGCGCGCGACTGGGCGACTCGCTACCTCAAGAAGACCGAGCTCGAGTTCGCTCCGCTCGTGCCCCTCACCTCCAACGACCAGGCCCGCAGGCGCTTCGAGGAGGCCGTCTTCGCCCTGCGTCAGGCGCTCGGGAAGTAA
- a CDS encoding amino acid permease produces the protein MRDTIFRKKSLQAMRREQAEHAHGLKRVLGPWSLIALGIGCTVGAGIFIMPGEVAAMHAGPAVVLSFLLAALACALAAMSYCELAAMIPISGSAYSYAYATLGEVVAWFIGWNLLLEYGLANAATAAGWAGYLNRLLSTVGWQIPPQLMFSPGQAIPGTELVGWFNLPAVLAVVLVTLLLLLGIRESARANALIVLAKILVLFMFLALCGPSVQPQHLQPYMPFGWQGVVSGAAVLFFLFVGFDAVSTVAEEAKDPQRNLPIGILGGLGVVTILYVAVGSVLTGVLPLDRLKVAEPLAIALSAMQHPRAASLLSLVAVVGIFSVLLVGSIGQTRILYVMSRDGLMPRFMARVHARTGTPVQTTLVLGLVTAVLAAVIPLSALADLVSIGTLAAFIAVSAGVIVLRRTDPDAPRTFRCPWVPALPLAGIAINLYLMSGLSMQVWIRFLVWLALGGVLYWFWGYRSAGRVIAAREAAVPRADEALVEPS, from the coding sequence ATGCGCGACACCATCTTTCGAAAGAAGTCCCTCCAGGCCATGAGGCGCGAGCAGGCCGAACACGCGCATGGTCTCAAGCGCGTGCTCGGGCCGTGGTCCCTGATCGCGCTCGGGATCGGCTGCACCGTGGGGGCCGGCATCTTCATCATGCCGGGCGAGGTGGCCGCGATGCACGCGGGTCCCGCGGTGGTCCTCTCCTTCTTGCTGGCGGCCCTCGCCTGCGCCCTGGCCGCCATGAGCTACTGCGAGCTGGCGGCGATGATCCCGATCTCGGGCAGCGCCTACAGCTACGCCTACGCCACCCTCGGCGAGGTCGTCGCCTGGTTCATCGGCTGGAACCTCCTGCTGGAGTACGGCCTGGCCAACGCCGCCACCGCGGCGGGGTGGGCGGGCTATCTCAACCGCCTGCTGTCGACGGTGGGGTGGCAGATCCCCCCGCAGCTGATGTTCTCGCCAGGCCAGGCGATCCCGGGCACCGAGCTGGTCGGGTGGTTCAACCTGCCGGCGGTGCTCGCCGTGGTGCTGGTGACGCTGCTTTTGCTGCTCGGGATCCGCGAGAGCGCGCGCGCCAACGCCCTCATCGTGCTGGCCAAGATCCTCGTGCTCTTCATGTTCCTCGCCCTTTGCGGCCCGAGCGTCCAGCCCCAGCACCTGCAGCCCTACATGCCCTTCGGCTGGCAGGGCGTGGTCTCGGGGGCGGCGGTCCTGTTCTTCCTCTTCGTGGGGTTCGATGCGGTCTCGACCGTGGCCGAGGAGGCCAAGGACCCCCAGCGCAACCTGCCCATCGGCATCCTCGGGGGGCTGGGGGTCGTGACGATTCTGTACGTGGCGGTGGGCTCGGTCCTGACCGGCGTGCTGCCGCTCGATCGGCTCAAGGTGGCTGAACCCCTCGCGATCGCCCTCTCCGCCATGCAGCACCCCCGGGCCGCCTCGCTCCTCTCGTTGGTGGCGGTGGTCGGGATCTTCAGCGTCCTCTTGGTCGGCTCCATCGGCCAGACGCGCATCCTCTACGTCATGTCGCGCGACGGGCTCATGCCCCGCTTCATGGCCAGGGTCCACGCCCGCACGGGCACCCCGGTCCAGACCACGCTGGTGCTCGGCCTGGTGACCGCGGTGCTCGCCGCGGTGATCCCCCTCAGCGCCCTGGCGGACCTGGTCAGCATCGGGACGCTCGCGGCCTTCATCGCCGTCTCGGCGGGGGTCATCGTGCTGCGCAGGACCGACCCCGACGCGCCGCGGACCTTCCGCTGCCCGTGGGTGCCGGCCCTGCCCCTGGCGGGCATCGCCATCAACCTGTACCTGATGAGCGGGCTGAGCATGCAGGTGTGGATCCGCTTTCTGGTCTGGCTCGCGCTGGGCGGGGTGCTCTACTGGTTCTGGGGGTACCGCTCCGCCGGACGGGTGATCGCGGCGCGCGAGGCGGCCGTGCCCAGGGCGGACGAGGCCCTGGTCGAGCCCTCATGA